Genomic segment of Candidatus Binatia bacterium:
CCCGCCGACAAGTCGGTGGCGTACGCGACCGAGCCGCTGGCTGCGGACCTCGTCATGGTGGGCTCCGGCAGCGTCGATCTGTGGATCAAGTCGACGCTCTCCGACGTCGACCTGCAGGTGACCCTGAGCGAGATTCGGCCCGACGGCCGGGAGATGTACGTTCAGAACGGCTGGCTGCGCGCCAGTCACCGGGCGCTCGACGAGGCCGCGTCCTCGTTGCTGCGCCCCGTGCGTACCGACCGGGCCGCCGATGCCCGCCCGTTACCGACCGGCGAGTTTGTGCTCGCGCGCGTCGAGATATTTCCGTTTGCGCATGCCTTCCGGGCCGGTTCGCGGATTCGCGTTTCGGTGGAGGCCCCGGGCGGCAGCCGGCCGTTATGGAAGTTCGCGGCCCTGCCGGGCGACGGCACGGCGACGGTGGCGGTGGCCCGTTCGGCTGCCCACCCGTCGCGCGTGGTGCTCCCCGTGGTACCCGATGCCACGATACCCACCGCCCTGCCGCCGTGTCCGAGTCTGCGCGGGCAGCCGTGCCGGGAGTACGTGGAGGGCGAGAACGCGGAGGGGGAGTGAGGGGGGCCTGAGGGAGTGGGGGCGTGAGGGGGTTATTCGTCTGCGGTCAGGCCGTATTTCTTGGCCCGGTAGCGCAGGGTCTGGCGGGTGGTACCGAGCGCGCGGGCGGCCGCGCTGGCGTTGTAATCGCTACGTTCCAGGGCGCTCTTGACGATGTAACGATCCATGTCCTCCAGCGACATGCTGCCGTCGAGGGGGATGAGCAGGCGATCGGAGGCTGGGGCCGGGGCCGGGGTTGAGGTTGCGTGGGTGCCCGGTAGCTGGAGCCACCTTTCCGGCAAGACGGCGCTGTCGGCCAGAAGCACGCAGCGTTCGATGACGTTGCGGAGCTCGCGAACATTGCCCGGCCAATCGTAGCGGCGCAGTGCAGTCCAGACCTCGGCGGGGATTTCGCGCACCGCCTTTCCGGAGCGGACGTTGTACTCGGCAACGATGGCCGGCACCAACTCGTCGAGATCCTGCAGGCGTTCGCGCAGCGGCGGCAGGGTGAGCGAAAAGACCGACAGGCGGTGGTAGAGGTCGGGGCGAAAGGTACGGTCGCGGACGGCATCGGCCAGATCGCGGTTGCTGGCGGCGACGATCTGAACGTCCACGACCACCTCTCGTTCGGAGCCGAGCGGCCGCAGGCGCTGGTCTTCGATCACTTTGAGCAGCTTGGCCTGGAGTTCGATGTCGAGTTCGCCGATTTCGTCGAGAAAGAGCGTGCCCCCGCTAGCCTGCTCGACGAGTCCGCGCCGGCGTCTTTGCGCGCCGGTGAAGGCGCCGGCCTCGTGGCCGAATAACTCGGATTCGAGCAGTTCTCGTGGCAGGGCTGCGCAGTTGACCTCGACCAGCGGTCCCGCGGTGCGACTGCCGCGGTAGTGCAGGATGCGGGTTACGAGACCCTTGCCGGTACCCGTTTCGCCGCCGATGATCAGGGCGCTGAACGGCACCTGCGACAGTTTGCGCAGGAACGTACGCACGCTCTCCGCCTGCGGGCTGGCGCCGATGAAGCCGTCGATGGGATAGGCCCGGTGCTGCTGTGCGGCCTGGTCCTGAAGCCGGCGTTGTGCGCGGGCGCTGCGGGCGGCGCCGGTGACGACGAGATCGAGCCGTTTCTCGTCGCAGGGTTTCTCGAGGAAATCGAAGGCGCCGAGTCGCAGCGCGCGAACCGAATCGGCGACGCTGCCGAACCCGGTCAGAAAGATCCATTCGCCGCCGTGCCCGTGTTCCCGAGTTTGGGCCAGCAGATCGAGCGAGTTTCCGTCCGGGAGTTGCATGTCGGCGAGCACGACCAGAGGCGCGAGTTCCTTGTCGAGCAGGAGTCGGCGAGCGTCGGCCAGGTTGGCGCACAGCTCGACTTCCCAGCCGTTGCGGCGGAAATGCCGCGCCAGCTCGGTGCCTAACAGCGCCTCGTCTTCGATGAGCAGCAACGTGTCCGTCATGGCTGAGTCAGTATCAACCGTGCCCGCACGCGATGGCGCGCGGCGCGGGCAGGTCGGTCACCGCCACGGGAACGGTGAGGCTCCGAAAATGAGGTGATGGTGTCCGAGGACGGCGCCGAACAGCACCAGCGCCAGGACGAAGCGCCAGAGTTTAATTTCGTCCAGTCGGAGCTGGTTGCGGCCCGATAGAATCGCAGCGAACGGCGCGTTCGAGGTAACCGCGGCAAAGCGTTCCCACTTGGCGCCGAAGCGCCGGGCGCGTTTGGCGTCGATCGAACGCGGGCCGATGTGGGCGAGGACGAGAAACGTAAGGAACAGGACCATCGAGGCGGCGTCGCCGTTGACCAGCAAGTGGGCCGCCGCCCAGAGGGCGACGCCCCAGAGGAAGGGGTGGCGGGTGACGCGCAGGATGCCTTGCGCCGGCTCGGGCTCATCGAGGCGGCCTTCGCCGCCCGCGGCGGTCGGGCTGGGGGTGGCGAGTCCGATCACGACGAACAGGAACGCGAAGAGCATAAGAACAAGCGCCAACCAGCGCAGCATTCCGGGCGGGGACCACAGGACGATCACCGGGGCTCCCCGGTAGGCAAGTATTACCCAGATAAGGCTCAGCAACGAGGCGAGCGAGAAGAGTCCCTGAAAGGATTTCTCTCCGAGGCGCGCGACCAGGGTGTCCCGCAGTTGCGAGCCCGAGACCAGGACGTGCAGCAGAACGAAGACCGTGCCAGCCAGGATCAGGTTGATCATGGCCCGTTCCTAACCCCGAGAGCGCTGCCGGGTCAATGCGCGAGCGCCGTGGCGCGTTCACCGCGGGGTCGGTCGGAGCGTTCGCCAGCCGAGCAGGGCAAGCATTATCACCAGCATGCCGACGCCGAGCCAGGATGCGGTCGGCGCCGCCGCGGGGCATTGCGGAGCGCCCGCGCACTGCGGATCGGCGCAGTCAGTAAGGCCGTCGCGGTCGTTGTCGATGCGATCGTTGCACGGCGACGGCGAGTTGGGGTCTTCGGATTCGTCGATCACTTCCGGTGGCGTTGGGGTCGGCGGAGGCGAGGTCGGAGTCGCCGTCGGCGATGCGGACGGTGGATGCGTTGCGGTGGCGGTCGCCGAAGGAACGGCGGATGGGGTTGTCGTGGTAGTCGCGATGCGTGTGGGCGTGCTGGTTGCGCTCGACGTTGGCGTCGACGTGCTTGCGACGGTTGGGGTCGTCGTCGGCGTCAGCGCAGTTGTGGGCGCGAGCGTCGGTGACCCGGTTGGGGTTGGCGAGGGGATGGCGGATGGTGTGGCAGACGGTTGGGGCAGGGTTGGGGTTGGTGGGACGCTCGGTGTCGGCGTCGGACCTCCGAAGGTCTCCACGAGGTCGATCGCCAGGTCCACGGCCGGGGTGGCTCCGTCGATTCTGATTGTGATGGCGCCGATACTCGCGAGGACCGCGGGGGTGGCGCAACCAGGCGCCGTTACGAATCCAGAGAAGGGCAGATCGTAAGTGTCGATCGTAAATGCCGTGTCGGCCGGGACCAACAGGGAGACCTGCGAGCAGGCACTGGCTCCTGAATAGATGGTTACGGAGATCTGCGCTCCGAGATCGCTGGTGGCGTGGAGTCGGATGCCGGCCTGGGTGCCGCCCGCGGTCAGGTCGACACCTCCGAGTCCCGTGGGATCCAACGCACTGGCACTGTCCGGGCCGTCGTAACTCACCAGGGCGTTACCCGCCGTAAACGAGCCCGAGGCGTACGTGCAGGTATCGGGAATGGCGGTGCCGACATCGAGTTCGACCGGGCCGGCGTTGTTGCTCGTGCGTTCGAGGAGCACGTCGCGGCTACCGCCGAGCAGGCCGCTCGATGGACCGGCAACGCTACCGCCGGTCTGGGCCGGACCCGCAGGCGGCCCAGAGATCTCCAGGTGTTGGCCGGTGCTGCAGGAATCGACGATGAGCGCCGCCGCCGTTCGGGTGCCGGTGAACGCTCCGGAGGCGGCTACCGTCATTGCGACGACCAGCGCATTGATCAAGGTCGCTCGCTTGCGGGACCCGCGGCGCAACGCGGTCGCTTTATGGCGCTTAACAAGGAGACTCCGGCCGGTCATCGCGGCAAACACTCCATGATGAGGTAGTCGCTGTCCTGCTTGGTTACCTTGCGCCCCACCTTGGGGTGTTTCGTGGTGACCGTGATCATCTTCCTGCCCGGGCGAAAGCCGCCGCCTGTGCTCAGCCGGAGCGGGACTTTGAAATCCGCGTACGTGGTACAGCGATCCTGTGCCGTCAGCGGTGGATCGAACTCGACGAAGCGCTGGCCGGGACGCACCCTGAGGACGCCGCCGATACCGAAAAGGGCGTTCTCGAGGGCCGTCCGATTAGCGACGTCGAGAGTCTTTGACGGTTGAACGCGTCGGAGGCGCACGGCAGAGACGCCTTTGGGCGGAAGTCCGAAGCAGGGTAGGCGTTGATCCTGAACGTTGAAGCAGAGCGCCACGTGGAACGTGCACATGTGATCGCCGGGCGGGCCAACGTCACAGGTCGGGTCGTCATCGGTGCACCGGACCATCACGCCGGGGAGGCCGCCGAAGCGGACCATGGGGGCGGCGGGAAAGCCGGTGCAGAACTCGTGATCGCAGTCGTTAATGCGGGTGTTACAGTACCCGGGAATCAGACGGTCCGTGTTCTTAAGGCAGGGGCTCGGTGTGCAATCGTTCTCGCACCCGTCGAGGGACACCGAATTACCGTCGTCACAGGACTCGCCGGAAGTGACGATGGCGTTGCCGCAGCGTGTTGCCGTGCAGTTGGTGTCGCAGCCGTCCCCGTTCACCGTATTGGCGTCTTCGCATTCCTCTGGCGGCTCGACGATGCCGTTGCCACAGACTGCCGCGGGCGTCGGTGTGCGGGTAGGAGTTCCCGTCGGTTGACCGGACGGCGTCAAAGTGGGTGTTGGCTCTGGAACGGTTTGGATCTGTTCGACGGAGAGGTCGGTCGCCCCGACCGCCGTTCCGTCGATGGTGAGCCTTATGGCGCCAACGTTGGTGAAATTGGCCGGTCCGACGCATCCCGGCCCGAGGCCGAACTCGCCGTAGCGGAATTGCAGCCTGCGATTGTCAGCGGGAACCGTACTGGCAGGGGCCGGCAGGGTGCGTTGCGAGCAATGAGTGGCATCGCTCCAGACGGCAAGGGTCACGGCCGCCCCGAGGTCTGCAAACGGTAAACCGACCACGATCGACGAGTGGCTTCCACCCACGGTCAAATCGACGCCATCGAGGCCAGCGGCGTCGAGGGTATGCGGGTCGCCGTCATCGCCGTCGTAGGTTATCTGCGTGATGCCTCGTACCTGGCCTGCCGCGGCGTGACTGAAGGCCCCCGAACGGCTCATTCCGGCATCGGCCCTGAGAGTTCCGCTTCCCGTGGTAATCGAGAGATGGACGTCTCGTTCGCCACCGAGCAGGCCGCCGGCGGGCCCGTCCACGCTATTCCCGGAGGCACCGAGCCCGGCTTGCGAGACGGTCTGTGCGGTGTCGAACGCGTCGATGACGACTCCACCCGCCGGTACGGCGAGGAAGGTCGTCACCGCACCGAGAGCAAAGCGGACAACGCTCCAGAAACCGGCTGCGCGGTGCTTGCACGACATGAAGGCGTCCGAGAAGAACGGTCCTCCACTGTTTCTCCGCACGCCGGTGTTTTGTCAATCGCATAATGCCCCAATCCCCCGGGCCCTCAACTCCCCGAAGCCATCGGTAGCGTAACGGTTACGCAGGCGCCGCGTGCGGGCAGGTTGGCGAGGTCGATGTCGCCGCCGAGGTCGCGGGCAAAGCGTCGCACCATGGCGAGGCCGAGCCCGGTACCGCCTGCCCGGGTAGAGACGAACGGCCTACCGCCGGCGGCGAGCACCGGCTCGGGGAATCCGGGGCCTTCGTCGCTGACGCTCATACGCAAGCGCCCGGCGGTCAGGTTTGCGCCCACGACGATGGTCCCGCCGGACTCGGTGCTGGCGGCGACTGCGTTCAAGACCAGATTGAGAATCGCCTGTTGCAGGCGATCGCGGGGAAGCGTGACGAGGACGTCTGCGGGGACGCGGTTTTCCAACTTGACTGCGGATGGAATCTCGAAGCGCACCACGCCGAAGATGTCATCGACGAGGGCGGCGACCGGCACTTCCCGGGGGGGTTCGTTGTTCGGGCGCGCCGTGTCGAGCAACTGTCCGAGAAGCCGGGTCAGACGTTCCACTTCGGCAAGCACGAGATCCAGGCGCTCCGCGAGATCCGGGTCGGCGATCTCGGTTCGGAGGTTGGCCAACGTCATCTTGATGCCGGCGAGCGGATTGCGTAGCTCGTGCGCCACGAGGGCTGCCAGTTCGCCGGTGGCGGCGAGACGTTCGGCCCTGCCGAGACGTCGCTGTTGTTCGAGCAACTGGCGCGTTGCCGCGCGCACCTCTTCTTGCAGGGTTACGGCGCGAACCTGATGAGCGCGTTCCAGCTCGTCGAGACGGCGCACCAGCTCGTTGAATCGGCGGTGCAGTGGCAGCATCACCGGGTCAATGTCGTCAGCGGGTGCGGGGGAGAAGTCGCCGTCAGCCACCCTGGCGAGTTCGGCGCCGAAAGCCTCGATCGGAGCGATAATGCGGCGGCGGGCAAAGGGTACCAGAAGAATGCCCGTAGCGATGATCGCCAGCGGGGCGGCGAGCTCCAGTTGGAGCTGCCAGTTTGCGCCGGCCTCGAGGCTCCCGAGCAACTCGGCCTCGCCGGCGTCCTGTATGACCGCCAGTCGATGCAGCGCTGTGAGAGACGCAATAAGGGCTGGCGCCGGGGGCGGTGCGTCCTCGCGAATGCGTGCGTCAAGTTCGGCGAGCTGGGCGTGAGTTTCCGGGTCGGTCGCCAGAGCCTTCAGGGCTGCAAGATGTCTGGGCGCGTCCTGTCGCGCCCGCGATGCTGCCGGCTCCGGGCCCTGCATCGTGATCAGGGCTTCGGTCAGGGATACGTGTATCCGTTCGAACGCGTGCAGCCTTCGCAGGTCCGACACCGCGCCGCGCAAGCGCCGTTGCTCGTACAACGTGAGCCCGGCGGAAATGACAAGCGCCAGAACGATCAGAGTCAGGAACGTGAAGGTCGCCAACTGGATGCGCCGGAACAACGGAGGATACATGGTATTCCTCGGTTGCCGTTTCCGGTGGCCTCCTGTCAACCGGGCGCGACGGTAGTCTGGTCGCTCGCTGCTGTCTGTGGTTCCGATCCGGGGCTCGGTCGGGTGGCGTAGAGCGGTACGACGTCGGTGCTGCGCAACCAGCCGACCTCGCCGCCGGCGCGGGTAACCTGCACCCAATCGAGGAAGCGCCGGTCGATGTTCACGATGCCACCGGCGGCAATCGGCTTCTCGACCTGCGCCACCGCCGTCGGTACCGAACGTAGCGACGTCTCCGCAGCGACCATCGCCGCGTTGGGGGCAGACAGGGGGCCGTAGGTATGTAATGCCGTCGCGGCAGCGGCGAGCGATATGATCCCCGGCAACAGCGTTGCCGCGGCGCGGGCGGGTCGTAGCGGCTTTCCGCGATGCCGGCGGTAAAGTGCCAGGGCCGAAGCGCTCATCAGAAGTCCGGCACCAAGTGCCAGCGTGACCTGCCAACCGGCGGGCGCAAGCAGGGTCGCCAACCGGGCAGGGCCGGTGCCGCGCACCAACGATACGAGGCGGGAGTCTGCGGCCGGAGTCCGGTCGATGAAGGTACCCAGGTTCCAGCGTGCGGCGTCGTCACGCGGGTGCAGCAGGAACGCCGCTGTCGTCTCCGCCAGGGCGTGTCCGGAATTCCCGAGTTGCGCCTCGGCGAGGCCGAGGTTGTAGCGTGCGATCCAATCCGTCGGTTCCGCCGCAACGCGTTGTTGCCAGGCGTCTCTTGCGGCGGTGAAGTTACCGGACTGGTAGTCACCCAGCGGTCCCGCCGCGGCGGGACCGCTGCAGGCGAGGACGGCCACGACCACCGCGGGTGCGGCGGTGGCGAACAGATGCCGGGGTACAAAACTGCGCAGAACGTTGAAGCGTGGAAGGCCGGTATATCGTGCCGCGCGCAGCGCCCGGTCGCACCACTCCGGAGGGAGAGTACCATCCGGCGCGTGGATGGCCCGCTCGCTGTGCGTCCACAGTTCCGTCCATTCGTGTCCGGCGCTGGCGGATAAGGGGAGGCAGAGTGCGCGCCATGCCGTGCTCGTCGGGGCCTGGGTCGGCAATCCGAGAGCGCAGACGGTCGTTCGTTGCCAGTCGAGCAAGGCTTGCTCGCGGTCTTTGGGTGTTTGAGCGCGGCGCACGGCGGCAACCACGGAGGCGAGGCGGAGCGCGGCAAGGCGACGGGAACGCAGAGGGTCGCTTTCCCGGGCGCGCAGGGCGCCGAGCCGGAGCGTGAAGGCAGCGAGCAAGAGGAATGGCACGGCCAGCGCGGTGAGCAGGACCGAGGTCGTGAAGGGGGCAATGGCGCCTGCGCTGCCTTCGATCGGCCCCCGCGGCAGCCGGGTGACCGCGGCTTCTGCGACGGCCGGCGGTGCGGCGGGCGCGGCAGCCGGCGCCGCAACGGATTGTGCCTGCGCCGGTACGGGTCCGGGTTGCACGCCGATCGCCGGCACGGCGGCCTGGATGGTGACGTACTCGCCCTGGTCAGGATCGAAATAGACGAATCGAACCGGGTCGAGTTGCAGTTCTCCGGCCTCCGCGGGGATGAGCACGAGTTCTTCGGTTACCGAGCCCGTAAAGCGCTCCGACTCCGCGAATTCGGTCCGCGTCTTCGGCTTCAATGTGCGCGTGCCCGCCGGCGTTGTCCTTCCCGGGAGGTCGATCCCCGTCGGCCAGTTGCCCGTGCCGCGCAGAGTAAGACTCCACGTCACCGGTTCGCCGGCTTTGACGGTGCCGGGTGTCAGTTGCGAGTCGAGCGTGAAATGACCGACCGCACCGCTGAAGCCCGGGGGCGCCGGCTGCGGCAGCGGGCGCACTTCGAGGGCGACTGGCGCACTGGTGGCGGTTACCGTCCTTGTCGTTGCGGCCGCAAAGAACTCGGTGAAGATGTCGTCGGCGAAACCACCGGAGAAGAACCGGTCCTTGAACGCGTCGCCGATGCGGTTGCCTTCCCCGCGTACGCGCACCTCCTGAGCGATCTCGGGGAGAAAGCCGACTCCGGCGGCGGTAGCGGCGGCGCGTGAGCGGGAACGGATGGCGGGATTACCATTCACCGTGGTGCGTTCGGGCGCGCTCCAGGCGGTGGTTGCCGTGGTGTCGCCCTCGGCCTCGCGCCACTGCGGACTGCCTACGACCTGTCCGCCGCGGCTGCGGTCGGCAGTGATCAGGACTTCTACTTCGATGACCTCGCCGGCGTAGGGCGTCCGGGTGGAAGGGATGACCTCGATGCGAATACCGTCGGCACTTTGTCGTTGCGGTGGCTGCGGCAGCGGTAGGGATCCGCCGCTGCCGCGCTGAGCCGCTACTGGCATTGCCGCCAGGGCGACGATCGAGCCGATGGTTGCGGCGAGTGAAAGTTGCCAGCGGATGTGATTGAGACCTCGGGTCATCGCGTTTCCTCTCACCAGTCTTTTTCGCTCGGTGGCTGGACGGCGCGTCCTTCTGCCGCCTTCATGCGGTCGAACAGCACGGCCGGAGCATCGGCCCGGCGCAACGCCGCCAGGGCCTCCGCGGCGCGCGTCGCGGCGCCGGCGGTTGCGGGGTCATGGACCGTGCCGCCGCCGATCGTGGCTGCGGAGTCCGACTCGTCGGTGGCGGGGCGTCGTTCCTGACTGCCGGTCGCGGTAACCGATTGCGGCTTCTGGGCGGCGTCGTCGTGGTGGGCGTCGAGGTTGCGTGTGTCCGGCTCTCCCGCGCCGCCATCGGACTCTGCTTTCTCGGCCGCCGCTGCCAATTCCTCGGGCCTGGTCTCGTGACCTTCAGCCTCGAATTTCTGCGAAGCGGCCGACGTGGAGGGAGCACCGTTCGAAGTCGTGCCGTTGCGTTCCTGCGGCGGCGTTTGGGCGTCCTCGGCATCGCCGGCGGCTTGTGCGTTCCCTTCCTGGGATTCGGCTTCGGCGGAAGGGCGCGCATCGGGTTGCCCGGATTGTGTTCCGGACGCGGTCTCGCCCTGAGCGGGGTCTGCGGGATCGTCGCCCGCGTCGGCCGACGGCGCTGCGCTGGCTGAGGACTGTCCGGTGTCTTCCCGGCTTCCGTCCGAATCGGCCTGCCCGGGGTTTTCTTGCTCTGGCTCCGAAGGTGGAGGCGGCGCCAGCAATTGCTCTAACTGTCGTCGCAGGTCTCTCCAGTCCGCCGCCTGCGGGTCGAGTCGTTCGCCGTGCGCGACGGCGACGAGGGCGTCGGAGATCGTCTGGGTGCGTTCGCTCTCGGTGCGGGCGTTGCGCGGGGCAGCGCTTGCGTATGCGACGGTCGCTCTGGCCAGGTCGGCGTAATCCGGGGCAGCCGGGTTGGGCTTGATGGCGATGCGACCGACGGCGGCTTCCAGCGCTTCGCGTTCGGATTGGTCATTGGGGAGAGGCGGCAGGGTCGAAACGGTAGGAGGGGCCGTTCGACCCTGCCGCTCTGGGGGTGCGGCCCCGGCGGCAGAGGCGGACCGCGGGGACGCCCAGAGAGGGATAATGAGCAGCAATGCAGCGGCGGCTTGTGCCGGTCTTGCCGCGCCCGGACGCCGCAAGGTGCGTGGCAGCGTGAGGGTAATGGGGAACTCGAGCCACAGGCTGAGCAGACCGCAGAGTACGGCTGGCGCGAGGAACCACTGATAACGGTCCGGCTCGCGAGTCGAGCGGGTTTCGACGAACGCCCCGCGGTCGCCGCGCGCCACGGTTTCGGCGATCAGCTCCGGAATGTCGACCCAGGCAGCGGCGGTACGGTAAACGCCGCCGGTCGTCGTCGCGATGGACTCGAGCGAGGCGGGTTCCAGCCGCGAGAGTACGGCGGCCCCGGAAGCGTCTTTGACGGCGCCGCCATCGGCGGCCGGCACGAGGGCTCCGGCGTCGGTTCCGATGCCGAGAGCGATCACCTTGATACCACGCTGTGCCAGCGCGGGTACGGCGGTTTTCCAGGATTCGTCGAGGGCTTCCCCATCGCTGAGAACGATCATGTAGCGGTCGGCGGCGCCCGTGCTGAAGGCCTCGACGGCCGTGTCGATCATCTGCCCGAAGCGGGTGCCGCCCTGGGGAATGTACGACGGGTCGATCTGGGGCAGGAGCGCGCGCAACACCTCGGTATCGGCGCTCAGCGGGACTTGAACGAAGGCGCTGCCCGCGAACAAGAGCAGGCCGACGCGATCGCCGCGGACCTCGTCGACAAGGTTCTCGGTTAGCAGCTTGGCGCGGTCGAGCCGGGTGGGCGTGACGTCGTCGGCTAGCATGCTGCGGGAGAGGTCGAGCGCGACCAGAACCTCGCGGGCGTGCCGATAGCGAACGTCGTCGACCTGTCCCCACTGGGGTCGTGCCAGGGCGATGACGCCGAGGATTGCGGCGCCAGCGAACAGCAGACCTCTCCCGCGACGATGGCTCACGGGGGGGATTGCCGTGAGGCCGCGGCGATCGGCCCACAGGCGTGCGATACGGCCGAGCGAGGTGCCGTGTGCCGCGTGGCGCCGGTGGAAGATCCACCAGGCGTACACCGCGACGGCGGGAAGCAGCGATAGGGCGAGCGGCTGCGCGAAGGTCATGCCGGCACCTCCGTGCGGGCCGGTGCCGCCGACGCGAAGGCGGCGGCAAGCAGCAATAGCGCCGGCCAGACGAAATAGGGGAACATGTCGACGCCGCGGCGATGGGCCGCGGCATCTATGGCGATCGGATTGGCTCGATCGATCGCCGCAAAGGCGGTGTCGATCGTGTCGGCGTCCTCGGCACGGTAATAATGACCGCCGGTGGCCGTCGCGATGTTGACCAGGGTTTCTTCGTCGAGGTCGGACTGCACCGTTTGGTAGCCGACCTTACGACCGTCCTCGGAGAAGACCGGCATCGGCACGAAACCGGATTGGCCGGTGCCGATCGTATAGACCGGCACTCCTTCGCGGGCCGCCAGGGCAGCGGCATCGGCCGGCGATGTTACGCCGGCGTTGGTCGCGCCGTCGGTGAGCAGCACCACGAACCCACCCTGGCGTCGACCGCCGTCCGCGCGGGCGGGTTGATCGAGACGGGCGACGGCGAGGGCGAGAGCGTCGCCCACGGCCGTGCCGTCCTCGACGAGGCCGACGTGGAGGCGATTGACCTGCTGTGCCAGCCAGTCGTGGTCTGTCGTCAGCGGTGCCAGGGTGTACGCGCGCCCGCCGAAGGCGACCACGGCAATGCGATCGTTGGGACGGCGAGCGACGAAGGCGTCGATGACAGGCTTGACGGCCTCGATACGGCTGATGCGCCGGCCGGCGCGCTCGCCGTCTTCGGCGAGCATGCTGCCGGAGATGTCGATTGCCATGACGATGTCGTAGCCGTCCTGGGTGCGCTGCTCCTTTGGATCGATCCGCTGCGGTCGGGCGAGTGCGACGATCATGGCAGCTATGGCGAGGGTTGCCGCGACGGTGGCTAGGGGCGAACGGCGCGCGTCGTCGATGCCGGCCCAGCGGCTCGCGAAGGGAATGACGAACACCGGGCGCGCGCGCCGCGTTCGCAGCCGACTTACGAGCGGCAGGGCGAGAAGCAGCAGCAGCCAGGCCGGGTCGGTCAGAGTCCAACCGAAAAGCTGGGTCATGCGCGCACCGCCTGCATTCGGGCGCGGAATAGTCGCACCAGAGCGCCGAGCGTGTCGTCGGTCGTGGTCACCGTGAACGCGTCGATGGAACGTGGGAACAGGTGCTGAAAGAACGCATCACGCTCGGTCACCCAGTCGCGATGGCGGCGACGGCTCGAGCGCGAACGCGGGTCGATCGGCAGCAGATCGCCCGTGGTCGGGTCGACCGCGGTGAGACGGCCGCAGGCCGGCAGGTTGCGTTCCCACGGATCTTCGACGCGAGCGCCGATGACCTCGTATCGGCGCCGCAGCGCCGTCCAGGCATAGGGCAGTGGGCCCGGGGCGAAATCGCCGATCCAGAGCAACACGCTGTGACGCGGAAAGGCGAAGTAGAGCTGCTTCCAGTCCACCTGGACGTGGCCGCCGTCGACCAACTCCGGTACCGGCTGGCCGAGGAACTCGACGGCGGCACCGACGACGGCGCTGCGGCCGCGGGCCGGAGGTTTGACTGCCTGGCAGCGAGGGGTGGCATGCCAGAAGCCCACCCGATCGCGGTTCATTGCCGACAGCAGGGCGAC
This window contains:
- a CDS encoding sigma-54 dependent transcriptional regulator: MTDTLLLIEDEALLGTELARHFRRNGWEVELCANLADARRLLLDKELAPLVVLADMQLPDGNSLDLLAQTREHGHGGEWIFLTGFGSVADSVRALRLGAFDFLEKPCDEKRLDLVVTGAARSARAQRRLQDQAAQQHRAYPIDGFIGASPQAESVRTFLRKLSQVPFSALIIGGETGTGKGLVTRILHYRGSRTAGPLVEVNCAALPRELLESELFGHEAGAFTGAQRRRRGLVEQASGGTLFLDEIGELDIELQAKLLKVIEDQRLRPLGSEREVVVDVQIVAASNRDLADAVRDRTFRPDLYHRLSVFSLTLPPLRERLQDLDELVPAIVAEYNVRSGKAVREIPAEVWTALRRYDWPGNVRELRNVIERCVLLADSAVLPERWLQLPGTHATSTPAPAPASDRLLIPLDGSMSLEDMDRYIVKSALERSDYNASAAARALGTTRQTLRYRAKKYGLTADE
- a CDS encoding NnrU family protein, which translates into the protein MINLILAGTVFVLLHVLVSGSQLRDTLVARLGEKSFQGLFSLASLLSLIWVILAYRGAPVIVLWSPPGMLRWLALVLMLFAFLFVVIGLATPSPTAAGGEGRLDEPEPAQGILRVTRHPFLWGVALWAAAHLLVNGDAASMVLFLTFLVLAHIGPRSIDAKRARRFGAKWERFAAVTSNAPFAAILSGRNQLRLDEIKLWRFVLALVLFGAVLGHHHLIFGASPFPWR
- a CDS encoding DUF4215 domain-containing protein, coding for MSCKHRAAGFWSVVRFALGAVTTFLAVPAGGVVIDAFDTAQTVSQAGLGASGNSVDGPAGGLLGGERDVHLSITTGSGTLRADAGMSRSGAFSHAAAGQVRGITQITYDGDDGDPHTLDAAGLDGVDLTVGGSHSSIVVGLPFADLGAAVTLAVWSDATHCSQRTLPAPASTVPADNRRLQFRYGEFGLGPGCVGPANFTNVGAIRLTIDGTAVGATDLSVEQIQTVPEPTPTLTPSGQPTGTPTRTPTPAAVCGNGIVEPPEECEDANTVNGDGCDTNCTATRCGNAIVTSGESCDDGNSVSLDGCENDCTPSPCLKNTDRLIPGYCNTRINDCDHEFCTGFPAAPMVRFGGLPGVMVRCTDDDPTCDVGPPGDHMCTFHVALCFNVQDQRLPCFGLPPKGVSAVRLRRVQPSKTLDVANRTALENALFGIGGVLRVRPGQRFVEFDPPLTAQDRCTTYADFKVPLRLSTGGGFRPGRKMITVTTKHPKVGRKVTKQDSDYLIMECLPR
- a CDS encoding ATP-binding protein, with the protein product MYPPLFRRIQLATFTFLTLIVLALVISAGLTLYEQRRLRGAVSDLRRLHAFERIHVSLTEALITMQGPEPAASRARQDAPRHLAALKALATDPETHAQLAELDARIREDAPPPAPALIASLTALHRLAVIQDAGEAELLGSLEAGANWQLQLELAAPLAIIATGILLVPFARRRIIAPIEAFGAELARVADGDFSPAPADDIDPVMLPLHRRFNELVRRLDELERAHQVRAVTLQEEVRAATRQLLEQQRRLGRAERLAATGELAALVAHELRNPLAGIKMTLANLRTEIADPDLAERLDLVLAEVERLTRLLGQLLDTARPNNEPPREVPVAALVDDIFGVVRFEIPSAVKLENRVPADVLVTLPRDRLQQAILNLVLNAVAASTESGGTIVVGANLTAGRLRMSVSDEGPGFPEPVLAAGGRPFVSTRAGGTGLGLAMVRRFARDLGGDIDLANLPARGACVTVTLPMASGS
- a CDS encoding VWA domain-containing protein, whose translation is MTFAQPLALSLLPAVAVYAWWIFHRRHAAHGTSLGRIARLWADRRGLTAIPPVSHRRGRGLLFAGAAILGVIALARPQWGQVDDVRYRHAREVLVALDLSRSMLADDVTPTRLDRAKLLTENLVDEVRGDRVGLLLFAGSAFVQVPLSADTEVLRALLPQIDPSYIPQGGTRFGQMIDTAVEAFSTGAADRYMIVLSDGEALDESWKTAVPALAQRGIKVIALGIGTDAGALVPAADGGAVKDASGAAVLSRLEPASLESIATTTGGVYRTAAAWVDIPELIAETVARGDRGAFVETRSTREPDRYQWFLAPAVLCGLLSLWLEFPITLTLPRTLRRPGAARPAQAAAALLLIIPLWASPRSASAAGAAPPERQGRTAPPTVSTLPPLPNDQSEREALEAAVGRIAIKPNPAAPDYADLARATVAYASAAPRNARTESERTQTISDALVAVAHGERLDPQAADWRDLRRQLEQLLAPPPPSEPEQENPGQADSDGSREDTGQSSASAAPSADAGDDPADPAQGETASGTQSGQPDARPSAEAESQEGNAQAAGDAEDAQTPPQERNGTTSNGAPSTSAASQKFEAEGHETRPEELAAAAEKAESDGGAGEPDTRNLDAHHDDAAQKPQSVTATGSQERRPATDESDSAATIGGGTVHDPATAGAATRAAEALAALRRADAPAVLFDRMKAAEGRAVQPPSEKDW